A window of Candidatus Parvarchaeota archaeon genomic DNA:
TTGCGAAAATAAATCCGGAAAAAGGTTTGTTTCCAGAATGCAAGTGTTAGCAGTCAAGATTTTTTAATGGCAATAGCTGTGTTGGAAGTTAAGCTCCTGCGGACAGTGTCTTAAGTTATTTGCGGGCTTGTGACGATGATTTGTCGCAAAACAAATATAAATGTGTATTGAGCGGTGTTTAGGAAAACCAGTTTGGCAGTTGAGCGCGGCATGACAGCAAAAATTCCATTGTATTTTTCAGCTGAAGGCACAGTCAGGATGAGGAATTCAAGCATCTCAAAAAGCCTGTTTGAGAGGTTGATGCTTGGAAAAGCCCCTGGCGCAAGGGTGAAACTAATTTTTGATGTCGCAGGAAAATCGACAGTTGGCCTTGATACTGGAGTGTATGAATATTACCCGACACCGGCTGAAAAAATCGCAGCCAGAGAAAGCGATGTTGAGAAGCTTGGCCCAAGGCTGCAAGCCATAGCCAGCCTTGCCCTATACGAGGCAGACGGAGTGAGCCTTAAGAGAGTTGCGGAAGTCTTGGAGGGCTTGCTAATGGAGGGCATTGGAATTGGTTTTGCGGAAAAGAACCTTCTTGCAGGACTGGAAAAGACAGCTGACGGTGGTGCGGCTTATAAGATAAGCAGGCTGCTTGCGGATAATTGGGTGCGTGAGAGAAAAACATGCAAACTTGTTTCATTTGCAAAAAATGGAAAGGCGGATTTGGCTGGAATAATGGACGGCATTGGCGAGGCTGGGACTGGATTGAGCGCGATAATGGGAAAGCAGGTGTTTGAATTTATTGAAGCCGGACTGTTGAGGGAAAGCGACTTTGGAAAAGAACGCCTGCTCAAGATGGTTTTAAGCGAGTCAAAAGGCATTGGAACCGCAAGGATAGCAAGGCTTTTGGTGATAGCGAAAAGGGGCGCGAGGGGCAAGCAGTGGGCAAAAGATGTGGAAAAAATTGCCCGGGGCATAGATGAAGTTGTTGGTGGGCTTGTTCAACAATACACAGGCAAGCCCGGTGGCTGCAATTTAATACATGCAATGAGTTTTGAGGAATTTGTCGGCGGGGCAGGAAAAAGCGTCGGGATAGCCGCCAGAAACAGGGAGGCTCTTGCAAGAAAGAGTTTTACAATTCAGGCAAAAACGCAGGCAAACACAAGTGGAGTTATTGGTGCAAAAAAGGTGCTTGAGGAGCACTGAATCGGGCGGCGGCCCCGATTTAATTTGTGCTTTGTGATTGTTGTGCGCATCGCAAGTTCGAGAAATATATTTGTTAAGTTTGACAATGGGGCGGGGGGCTGAGTTTGGTTTTCCGGCATTGGTCTTCCGATACTATTTAATACCCTGAGAGAAAAAATGCTTGCTGCATTCGTATTATAGCGTGGTGAGGTGCATCTGATGGAGACTTTCGCATTACAATTAGTGGCACTAATGGCCGGCTTGTTTTCAATGGGGGCCGCAGCCTATTTGTATCTGGATGTCAGGCGGCAAAAGCGCGGCAATGCCAAAATGAATGAAATTGCAGATGCAATACGCACGGGGGCAATGGCATACCTGAAAAGGCAAAACTCCACAGTGGCAAAATTCGCTGCGCTAATTTTCATCGTGTTTCTTGTGCTTGGGGCGCTAGTCGACCCAATCTGGTACCCGACGGCAGTCTCTTTTCTTGTCGGAGCCGTTGCATCGGCAATAGCTGGATACATAGGCATGGACATTACAACGCAGGCAAACGTGAGGACCGCGCAGGCAGCCGCAAAGGGGCTTAACGAGGCGTTGAAACTCTCCTTCAGGTCCGGAATGGTCATGGGCTTGTCTGTTGTCGGCCTTGGCCTAAGTGCAATCAGCCTGCTTTGGTTTGCCTACGCCTGGGCGCTTGGTGCCGGAATATTTCCAGGCCTTGGAGCTGCTGCAGCCGAATCGTCATCGGCCATACTGCAGATGATTACAGGCATGGGCTTTGGGGCTTCATTGATTGCAATGTTTGCAAGGGTTGGCGGTGGCATTTTCACAAAAGGGGCCGACGTTGGGGCCGACCTTGTTGGCAAGGTTGAAGCCGGAATCCCAGAAGACGACCCGAGAAACCCCGCAGTCATTGCAGATAATGTTGGTGACAATGTTGGCGACTGCGCCGGCATGGGAGCTGATTTGTTTGAGTCTTATGTTGTTACGATAATTGCGGCAATGATACTTGGCAACCTGACATTTGGGGTGGCAGGCATTGTCTTTCCCCTTGTGATAGCAGCGGGGGCGATAGTTGCAAGCATGGTTGGAAGTTTTGTAGTAAGGACAAGTGAAAAGGGGGACCCGATGCAGGGGCTCTCAAATGGGATTTACGCAACAGCCGTTCTTGCGGCAGTGATGTTCTATTTCATATCAAATGCGATAATACCCGAGATAGGCCAACAAGTGCAGGGGAACGCGGCCGCGCCAACTTCGTTTGGGGTGTTTCTGGCTTCCCTTGTCGGGCTTGCTGTTGCCATTGCCATAGTCTGGGTAACTGACTATTACACTTCAACAAAACAAAAGCCAGTACAGGAGATTGCGCAAAGCGCAAGCACTGGGGCTGGCACAAACGTGATTTCCGGGCTTGCAATAGGGCTTAAAAGCACTGCGCCTTTTGCCCTGATTGTGGTTGTCGGCATACTGCTTTCCTTCAAGTTTGCCGGCGTGTTTGGAATTGCGGTTGCAGTGATGGCGATGTTGTCGCTGACAGGCATAATTGTCGCAGTAGACACCTTCGGGCCGGTTTCAGACAATGCAGGGGGCATTGCAGAAATGTCAGGCATGGAAGGCAAGGTCAGGGAAGTGACTGACAAGCTTGATGCCGTTGGCAACACGACAAAGGCGACAACAAAGGGATTTGCAATTGCCTCGGCAGGCCTTGCAGCCCTTGCACTTTTGCTTGCATTTGCACAGGAGGTCAACATCGCAGCAGCCAAGATTGGCGCTGCCGGAATTGAGGTTGCGCAAAACGGGCTTCCAATAATCAACGTCATGGAGCCTTCGGTCCTAATAGGCCTTTTGATAGGTGGCGCCCTGCCGTTCCTGTTCTCAGCATACTCAATGATGGCGGTTGGCAAGGCGGCGCAGAAAATCATTGAGGAGGTTAGAAGGCAGTTCAGGCAAATCAAGGGCATAATGGCAGGCAAGGCAAAGCCTGATTATGCGGCATGTGTTGACATTTCCACACAGGCCGCACTAGGGGAGCTTATGGTGCCAGGGATACTTGCAGTTGCAACGCCTGTTGTAATAGGTTTGTTGTTTGGGCCTGCCGCAGTTGGCGGAATGCTTGTTGGCGCCCTGGTTTGCGCGCAGTTTTTGGCTGTTTTCATGTCAAATGCGGGCGGGGCTTGGGACAACGCCAAAAAATACATTGAGCAGGGCAACCTTGGCGGCAAGGGAAGCGCTGCGCACAAGGCGGCTGTTGTGGGCGACACTGTTGGCGACCCTCTCAAGGACACGTCAGGACCTGCACTGAACCCCTTGATAAAAATCCTCAACACAGTCTCCATACTGTTTGTGGGGCTTTTTGTCAAGTATGCAATGCACTTGATTTAGATGGGTTGGAAAAACGGCGACTTCTTCTTTTCTCTTTTTTTGTTTTCTTTTTTTCCTTTATTTTTTCTTAAGCCTGACAACAGCCTAACCAATCCTGCACTTGGAATTAGCAAAAAGGCAAGTGGCAGGAAAAATTGTTTAGGAATATATATATATATAAATGTGGATTGAGCGATTTTGTCCTTTAAGATAGGAAAGAAGGATAGTTGATGATATTTATGGCTTCTAAACAACCCCTGGCAGAATGGCGGCAGGGCTTTGGCGAAACGGAGAAAGGCCCGAAAAACGAGAATTTGGGCAACAAGAAAAAAAGGGGCCAAAACCGCATTGTGGAGAAAAAATCAGTTGGCACTCAAGTGGCAAGCAACGACCACAAGAAAAAGCAGGCGGAAACAGAAAACGTGCTTGGTGCACTGAAAACAAGTCTTGGGAAAGGCCTTGTTCCTGAAATTAGTGCGCAGGACATTGCCGCAATGCCTGAGATTGCAAAGCTTCTGGTTGAAAGCGAGGTATTTGGGGCCAATAAGAGAATAAGGCAGGGGGCGGCACAGGCACTTGACAATCTTGCATGCACGCAAGGGGCAGCAAGCGTGGCAGGCTATTTTGAAGCAGGCCTCAAAAACCAAACCGCACAAGTGCGGGAGGTGTGCGCAAGGTTCCTTGCAGCTTCATGCCATTTTGACCTTGAAAAATCAAAAATCAGGGAGATTTTATCATCCAATGATGCTGCCACCCTTTCAGGCACCTGCGCTGGACTCAAACTGCTTGCCTTGAAAGAGGAGGACATGAGTTATGCATTTGGAGACATTGCGCAGAGGCTTGCAACAATGCGCCGCGGCAAAGGCGAGGCAGTGCAAACGCTTAGGGAAACTTACCAGTTCATCAAAAAAGTAAGGAAGCGCATTGAAATTTGCCCAAAATTGAAGAAAACTGAGAAAGAAAATATTGCACAGATTATCAATGGGGGAAACATCCAGCGACTCAGACAATATATGGCAAGGTCAATCCAAAAAACCGTTTATGTCTTTGAGATTGCGGCAAAAATGCAAGATTGCCAGAGGAAAAACGAGTTAATTGGCATGTTTGAAAATATTATTTGGGATGGAAAAACACACAGGAGATTCGGCTCATATCTCAACTGGAAACTTAGTGCTGGAAGCAAAAGTGAGAGGATGCTGAGCGGCCAGATGCTTGCTTTTGAGGCTTCGAACTATCCTTCCAAGATGAAGGATGAATTGCTTGTAAAGCTGATTCTTGGGAATGATGAATTGGTGAGTTTTGGGGCAATAAACGCAGTCAGGAAGCTTATGGCAATTGAAGGGTTTGAGCTTCCTGGAAGCATTGTGCCTGCAATCAGGGCAGTAAGCTCCAACTTCAAGCACCCGGCACAGGGGCATGCTAAAGGCATAGTGGCTGTTTTTGAGGAGAGGGTTGCTTATTCAGTTGAAATGAAGCGGGCTAGTGGAATGTTTCTGTCTGGATAAATTTGTACCAGGCAAAGAGTTTGGAGCACGGCCAGGCCCAAAGCAGGTTTATATTGATTGGCATGTATAAATTTATGCAATAAAAGCCTAGTTTAGCCCATGCAAAAGATTTCGCATTAAATTGATTGTTTGAAGGTGCTGCAAAAGAGGCAGGCTGCAGCAAAATAAAGCTGGCTTGAATTTGGTGTGGTGAAATTTATGTACCAGGTCGTAAACATTTCTGACAGGGTCAGGATTCCCCCTGAAGTATTTGGCATGAAGCTGACTGACGCGGTTGCGCAGATAGTGCGCGACAGGTATGAGCGGCGCATGGACCATGAAATTGGCATGGTGCTTGCCATATGGAATGCAAAGGCCCATGGCGACGGGGTTGTCATACCCGGCGATGGGGCCGCGCATTTTGACGTGACTTTTGACGCGCTTGTATTCAAGCCGCAAATCAACCAGATAATAGAGGCAGAAGTAAGCGAGCTTGTGGAGTTTGGAGCGTTTTTGGGCCTTGGGCCACTTGAGGGCCTTGTGCACTTGTCGCAGATTGCAAACGATTATCTTACGTATAACAAAAAGATACCTGCATTTGTAGGCAAGGAAAGCAAGAAGAGCCTGAAGAAAGGGGACATTGTCGCAGCCAAAATCTCGACAGTCAGCATAAAAGGCGCAAGCACAGACTCAAAGATAGGGCTTACCATGAGGCCCGAAGGGCTTGGAAAGATTGAGTGGATTGACGTGCAGGCAAGGAAAAAGGCTGCAGGCAAGGATGAGCCTGCCAAAGAGGCAAAGGAGAAAAAGGAGAAGGTTGACAAAAGGCAAAAACGCGGCGAATAGGTAATGTTTGAAGCCAGGGTGGGAAAATGAAGGCGTGCAAGAATTGCAGATATATTGTAAGCGAAGGCGGAACGTGCCCTGCATGCCAGGGGACCGAACTTACGGAAAAATTCAACAGCCAGATTTATGTGTTTGACGCCCAGAATTCTGAGCTTGGAAAAAAGCTTTCCGCAAAAATGCCGGGAAAGTATGCAGTGAGGATAAAGTAGAATCAACAGCCCATGAATTAGCAGGAAGCGGCCGCACCTTATGAGTCAAAAGCAAAAGTGGATAGAATGACAAGCGAATTGCTTATAATGAACACGCCACTGCCCGAGGGCTATAAAATAGTAAAAACCCTTGGACTTGTAACTGGACTTACAGCTCGCTCAAGGGGCGTTGGCGGAAGATTAATCGCAGGGATTGAAAGCGCTTTTGGCGGAGAGATAACTGCATATTCTACCGAAATAGAAAAAGCCAGGGTGGAGGCCATAGACAGATTAAAGGACAGCGCAGTCAGACTCGGTGCAAATGCAGTTGTCGGAGTTG
This region includes:
- a CDS encoding DNA-directed RNA polymerase; this encodes MYQVVNISDRVRIPPEVFGMKLTDAVAQIVRDRYERRMDHEIGMVLAIWNAKAHGDGVVIPGDGAAHFDVTFDALVFKPQINQIIEAEVSELVEFGAFLGLGPLEGLVHLSQIANDYLTYNKKIPAFVGKESKKSLKKGDIVAAKISTVSIKGASTDSKIGLTMRPEGLGKIEWIDVQARKKAAGKDEPAKEAKEKKEKVDKRQKRGE
- a CDS encoding transcription elongation factor Spt4, whose product is MKACKNCRYIVSEGGTCPACQGTELTEKFNSQIYVFDAQNSELGKKLSAKMPGKYAVRIK
- a CDS encoding sodium-translocating pyrophosphatase, encoding METFALQLVALMAGLFSMGAAAYLYLDVRRQKRGNAKMNEIADAIRTGAMAYLKRQNSTVAKFAALIFIVFLVLGALVDPIWYPTAVSFLVGAVASAIAGYIGMDITTQANVRTAQAAAKGLNEALKLSFRSGMVMGLSVVGLGLSAISLLWFAYAWALGAGIFPGLGAAAAESSSAILQMITGMGFGASLIAMFARVGGGIFTKGADVGADLVGKVEAGIPEDDPRNPAVIADNVGDNVGDCAGMGADLFESYVVTIIAAMILGNLTFGVAGIVFPLVIAAGAIVASMVGSFVVRTSEKGDPMQGLSNGIYATAVLAAVMFYFISNAIIPEIGQQVQGNAAAPTSFGVFLASLVGLAVAIAIVWVTDYYTSTKQKPVQEIAQSASTGAGTNVISGLAIGLKSTAPFALIVVVGILLSFKFAGVFGIAVAVMAMLSLTGIIVAVDTFGPVSDNAGGIAEMSGMEGKVREVTDKLDAVGNTTKATTKGFAIASAGLAALALLLAFAQEVNIAAAKIGAAGIEVAQNGLPIINVMEPSVLIGLLIGGALPFLFSAYSMMAVGKAAQKIIEEVRRQFRQIKGIMAGKAKPDYAACVDISTQAALGELMVPGILAVATPVVIGLLFGPAAVGGMLVGALVCAQFLAVFMSNAGGAWDNAKKYIEQGNLGGKGSAAHKAAVVGDTVGDPLKDTSGPALNPLIKILNTVSILFVGLFVKYAMHLI
- a CDS encoding YbjQ family protein; this translates as MTSELLIMNTPLPEGYKIVKTLGLVTGLTARSRGVGGRLIAGIESAFGGEITAYSTEIEKARVEAIDRLKDSAVRLGANAVVGVDIETANVFEAVVILSATGTALVVEKKK